The following are from one region of the Actinomyces sp. oral taxon 897 genome:
- the hisS gene encoding histidine--tRNA ligase, with protein sequence MAQVRAATSSLSGFPEWLPAGHVVERLFLDTLRHTFELHGFCGIETRAVEPLSELTRKGETSKEVYLLSRLQADPAEVADPRKQLGLHFDLTVPFARYVVDNAGSLHFPFKRYQIQKVWRGERPQEGRYREFIQADIDVVGDGSLPLHHDVEVALVMHEALSALPVPPVSVHVSNRKVAQGFYTSVGIRDDQLIEVLRVVDKIDKIGARNVSEELVGQVGTTPGQAQAALRLAAVTGADPDAVGAAVVAALEGGEPTALLTEGLEELGALLRAAQRRRPGALVADLRIARGLDYYTGTVYESFMAGHEDLGSVCSGGRYDNLASGRKRVFPGVGISVGVSRLLSRVVAEGLVEVTRAVPTTVLVAVMDEEHRPASEAVAAALRARGIAADLSPTAAKLGRQIKAADQRGIPFVWFPGTGRADGAAPATDSVKDIRSGEQVQADPATWVPSDPADLAPRLVPGAGVPAPDKTP encoded by the coding sequence ATGGCACAGGTACGAGCAGCGACGTCCTCACTCTCCGGCTTCCCCGAGTGGCTCCCCGCGGGCCACGTGGTGGAGCGCCTCTTCCTGGACACCCTGCGCCACACCTTCGAGCTCCACGGCTTCTGCGGCATTGAGACCCGCGCCGTGGAGCCCCTGAGCGAGCTGACCAGGAAGGGGGAGACCTCCAAGGAGGTCTACCTCCTCTCCCGGCTCCAGGCCGACCCCGCCGAGGTGGCCGACCCGCGCAAGCAGCTGGGCCTGCACTTCGACCTCACCGTCCCCTTCGCCCGCTACGTGGTGGACAACGCCGGGTCCCTGCACTTCCCCTTCAAGCGCTACCAGATCCAGAAGGTCTGGCGCGGCGAGAGGCCCCAGGAGGGGCGCTACCGGGAGTTCATCCAGGCCGATATCGACGTCGTCGGCGACGGCTCCCTGCCCCTGCACCACGACGTGGAGGTGGCCCTGGTCATGCACGAGGCCCTGTCCGCCCTGCCCGTCCCGCCGGTGAGCGTCCACGTCTCCAACCGCAAGGTGGCCCAGGGCTTCTACACCTCGGTGGGTATCCGGGACGACCAGCTCATTGAGGTCCTGCGCGTGGTGGACAAGATCGACAAGATCGGCGCCCGGAACGTCTCCGAGGAGCTGGTGGGCCAGGTCGGTACCACGCCCGGCCAGGCGCAGGCCGCCCTGCGTCTGGCCGCCGTCACCGGCGCCGACCCGGACGCCGTGGGCGCCGCCGTCGTCGCGGCCCTCGAGGGTGGTGAGCCCACCGCGCTGCTGACCGAGGGCCTGGAGGAGCTGGGCGCCCTGCTGCGCGCCGCCCAGCGGCGTCGGCCCGGGGCGCTGGTGGCCGACCTCAGGATCGCCCGCGGCCTGGACTACTACACCGGGACCGTCTACGAGTCCTTTATGGCTGGCCACGAGGACCTGGGCTCGGTGTGCTCCGGCGGCCGCTACGACAACCTGGCCTCGGGCCGCAAGCGCGTCTTCCCCGGGGTGGGCATCTCCGTGGGCGTCTCCCGGCTGCTGTCGCGCGTCGTCGCCGAGGGGCTGGTCGAGGTCACCCGGGCGGTGCCCACGACGGTCCTGGTGGCCGTCATGGACGAGGAGCACCGCCCCGCCTCCGAGGCGGTCGCGGCCGCCCTGCGCGCACGGGGCATTGCCGCCGACCTCTCCCCGACGGCGGCCAAGCTCGGCAGGCAGATCAAGGCCGCCGACCAGCGCGGCATCCCCTTCGTCTGGTTCCCGGGAACCGGCCGGGCCGACGGCGCGGCCCCGGCCACCGACTCGGTCAAGGACATCCGCTCCGGGGAGCAGGTACAGGCCGACCCCGCCACCTGGGTCCCCTCCGACCCCGCGGACCTGGCCCCGCGCCTGGTCCCGGGTGCGGGGGTGCCGGCTCCGGACAAGACCCCGTGA
- a CDS encoding transcriptional initiation protein Tat, translating to MTRRGLLALAAAGGLALAAGCKPLSLKWRGSESKKPVLYLYPQQETALEVSLAWDGELTYAYPEPVRTRGLATWSVTASSDGTLRDSAGRTYPSLFWEGTSSPAFTQAEGFVVEPGGETVFLEEKLALLGLSERESADFITYWGPRMRTRGRCLVTFATDQYARRARYTFVGDGAAMVPDTFVRVYVVIGAVPREDVPEQVLIPAPTRHGFTAVEWGGTEQ from the coding sequence GTGACTCGCAGAGGGCTCCTGGCGCTCGCCGCCGCGGGTGGGCTGGCCCTGGCAGCAGGGTGCAAGCCGCTGTCGCTCAAGTGGAGGGGGTCCGAGTCCAAGAAGCCGGTGCTGTACCTGTACCCGCAGCAGGAGACGGCCCTTGAGGTGTCCCTGGCGTGGGACGGGGAGCTGACCTACGCCTACCCCGAGCCGGTACGCACCAGGGGCCTGGCGACCTGGTCGGTGACGGCCTCCTCCGACGGGACCCTGAGGGACTCGGCGGGGCGGACGTACCCCTCACTGTTCTGGGAGGGAACGTCGTCCCCTGCCTTTACCCAGGCTGAGGGATTTGTGGTGGAGCCCGGTGGTGAGACCGTCTTCCTGGAGGAGAAGCTTGCTCTTCTGGGGCTGAGCGAGCGCGAGTCAGCTGACTTCATTACGTACTGGGGGCCGCGTATGAGAACCCGTGGTCGGTGCCTGGTCACCTTCGCCACGGACCAGTACGCGCGGCGCGCTCGGTACACCTTTGTGGGTGACGGCGCGGCAATGGTGCCGGACACCTTTGTCCGTGTCTACGTCGTTATTGGCGCGGTACCCCGGGAGGACGTCCCTGAGCAGGTTCTCATCCCGGCCCCGACGAGGCACGGTTTCACTGCCGTGGAGTGGGGCGGCACCGAGCAGTAG
- a CDS encoding DUF4097 family beta strand repeat-containing protein produces the protein MPIWTFDVTGPQAPVLALDLSSLSVVTFPGAGGSITVEATEEQARILAVEADGQRVTVSQTATTGRDRLAGLLPWTDWFGRIRVTVPQGACLEGRLSAGGINAMQPWESVRLTTMAGSIKVGPCQNADLRAEAGSIRVASVNDGRFTTQAGSVVLSMTTGDVMASTEAGSVKVERATSGHLDLRSSLGSIKVGVPASTAVHLDCSSRLGSVTTDLSPCAQPPQERQQLFLNARTEFGTVRIRRA, from the coding sequence ATGCCAATCTGGACCTTCGACGTCACCGGGCCGCAGGCGCCGGTACTCGCCCTGGACCTGTCCTCCCTGAGCGTGGTGACCTTCCCCGGCGCCGGCGGCTCCATCACCGTGGAGGCCACCGAGGAGCAGGCCCGTATCCTGGCCGTGGAGGCCGACGGACAGCGGGTCACGGTCAGCCAGACCGCCACGACGGGACGGGACCGCCTGGCCGGGCTGCTGCCCTGGACCGACTGGTTCGGGCGCATCCGCGTGACCGTCCCCCAGGGGGCGTGCCTGGAGGGGCGCCTGAGCGCCGGGGGGATCAACGCCATGCAGCCCTGGGAGAGCGTGCGCCTGACCACCATGGCCGGCTCCATTAAGGTCGGCCCCTGCCAGAACGCGGACCTGCGGGCCGAGGCCGGCTCCATCCGCGTGGCCTCCGTCAACGACGGCCGTTTCACCACCCAGGCCGGGTCGGTGGTCCTGTCCATGACCACCGGGGACGTCATGGCCAGCACCGAGGCCGGGTCGGTGAAGGTGGAGCGGGCGACCTCCGGGCACCTGGACCTGCGCTCCTCCCTGGGGTCGATCAAGGTCGGCGTCCCCGCCAGCACCGCCGTCCACCTGGACTGCAGCTCCCGGCTGGGCAGCGTCACCACGGACCTGAGCCCCTGCGCCCAGCCGCCCCAGGAGCGCCAGCAGCTGTTCCTGAACGCCCGCACCGAGTTCGGCACGGTCAGGATCCGCAGGGCCTAG
- the uvrB gene encoding excinuclease ABC subunit UvrB: MRPVTDLQRAARPFEVISPYSPSGDQPAAIAALTQRLEAGEKDVVLLGATGTGKSATTAWLVEAVQRPTLILEPNKTLAAQMAAEFRELLPNNAVEYFVSYYDYYQPEAYVPQTDTFIEKDSSINDEVERLRHSATNSLLTRRDVVVVSSVSCIYGLGTPQEYVDRMTPLEVGQVIDRDELLRRFVTMQYTRNDIDFTRGTFRVRGDTVEIIPVYEELAIRIEFFGDEIESLATLHPVTGQVIAPTEQVFVFPASHYVAGPERMSRAIEGIEDELAERLSALERGGRLLEAQRLRMRTTYDLEMMRQIGTCSGIENYSLHIDGRSPGTPPNTLLDYFPEDFLLVIDESHVTVPQVGAMHEGDASRKRTLVDHGFRLPSALDNRPLTFAEFEERVGQTVYLSATPGDYELGRSDGVVEQIIRPTGLVDPKVVVKPTQGQIDDLLEEVRVRVERDERVLVTTLTKRMAEDLTTYLAERGVRVEYLHSDVDTLRRVELLRELRLGRFDVLVGINLLREGLDLPEVSLVSILDADKEGFLRSARSLIQTIGRAARNVSGEVHMYADTLTPAMAEAIEETERRRTRQLAYNAAHGIDPQPLRKKIADVTDMLAREDVDTDELLAGGYRGHEERAVVGRRRRAAEATVREKLAGAAAGDLAGLVEELTAQMHAAAEDLQFELAARLRDEIRDLKKELRAMRETG, translated from the coding sequence ATGCGCCCCGTCACCGACCTCCAGCGTGCCGCCAGGCCCTTTGAGGTCATCAGCCCCTACTCACCCAGCGGCGACCAGCCCGCCGCCATCGCCGCCCTCACCCAGCGCCTTGAGGCCGGGGAGAAGGACGTCGTGCTCCTGGGGGCCACCGGCACCGGCAAGTCCGCCACCACCGCCTGGCTGGTCGAGGCCGTCCAGCGCCCCACCCTCATCCTGGAGCCCAACAAGACCCTGGCCGCCCAGATGGCCGCCGAGTTCCGCGAGCTGCTGCCCAACAACGCGGTGGAGTACTTCGTCTCCTACTACGACTACTACCAGCCCGAGGCCTACGTCCCCCAGACGGACACCTTCATCGAGAAGGACTCCTCCATCAACGACGAGGTCGAGCGCCTGCGGCACTCCGCCACCAACTCCCTGCTCACCCGCCGCGACGTGGTGGTGGTCTCCTCGGTGTCCTGCATCTACGGACTGGGCACGCCCCAGGAGTACGTGGACCGCATGACGCCCCTGGAGGTGGGGCAGGTCATTGACCGCGACGAGCTCCTGCGCCGCTTCGTGACCATGCAGTACACGCGCAACGACATCGACTTCACCCGCGGCACCTTCCGCGTGCGCGGGGACACCGTGGAGATCATCCCCGTGTACGAGGAGCTCGCCATCCGCATTGAGTTCTTCGGCGACGAGATCGAGTCCCTGGCCACCCTGCACCCCGTGACCGGTCAGGTCATCGCCCCCACCGAGCAGGTCTTCGTCTTCCCGGCCTCCCACTACGTGGCCGGCCCCGAGCGCATGAGCAGGGCCATCGAGGGCATTGAGGACGAGCTGGCCGAGCGCCTGAGTGCCCTGGAACGCGGCGGCAGGCTCCTGGAGGCCCAGCGCCTGCGCATGCGCACCACCTACGACCTGGAGATGATGCGCCAGATCGGCACCTGCTCCGGTATCGAGAACTACTCCCTGCACATTGACGGCCGCTCCCCGGGCACGCCCCCCAACACCCTCCTGGACTACTTCCCCGAGGACTTCCTCCTGGTCATTGACGAGTCCCACGTGACCGTCCCCCAGGTCGGGGCCATGCACGAGGGGGACGCCTCACGCAAGCGCACCCTGGTGGACCACGGGTTCCGCCTGCCCAGCGCCCTGGACAACCGGCCGCTGACCTTCGCCGAGTTCGAGGAGCGCGTGGGCCAGACCGTCTACCTGTCGGCCACCCCCGGCGACTACGAGCTGGGACGCAGCGACGGCGTCGTCGAGCAGATCATCCGACCCACCGGCCTGGTGGACCCCAAGGTCGTGGTCAAGCCCACCCAGGGCCAGATCGACGACCTCCTGGAGGAGGTGCGCGTCCGGGTGGAGCGGGACGAGCGGGTCCTGGTGACCACCCTGACCAAGCGCATGGCCGAGGACCTGACCACCTACCTGGCCGAGAGGGGGGTGCGCGTGGAGTACCTCCACTCCGACGTCGACACCCTGCGGCGCGTGGAGCTCCTGCGTGAGCTGCGCCTGGGGCGCTTCGACGTCCTGGTGGGCATTAACCTGCTGCGTGAGGGCCTGGACCTGCCCGAGGTCTCCCTGGTCTCCATCCTGGACGCCGACAAGGAGGGCTTCCTGCGCTCGGCGCGCTCCCTGATCCAGACCATTGGGCGGGCCGCCCGCAACGTCTCCGGCGAGGTGCACATGTACGCCGACACCCTCACCCCCGCCATGGCCGAGGCCATTGAGGAGACCGAGAGGCGTCGCACCAGGCAGCTGGCCTACAACGCCGCCCACGGCATCGACCCCCAGCCGCTGCGCAAGAAGATCGCCGACGTCACCGACATGCTCGCCCGCGAGGACGTGGACACCGACGAGCTCCTGGCCGGGGGCTACCGCGGCCATGAGGAGCGGGCGGTCGTGGGGCGCCGCAGGCGTGCCGCCGAGGCCACCGTGCGCGAGAAGCTGGCCGGCGCGGCCGCGGGGGACCTGGCCGGGCTCGTCGAGGAGCTCACCGCCCAGATGCACGCCGCGGCCGAGGACCTCCAGTTCGAGCTGGCCGCCCGCCTGCGCGACGAGATCCGCGACCTGAAGAAGGAGCTGCGTGCCATGCGGGAGACGGGCTGA
- a CDS encoding cation:proton antiporter family protein — MSPALTPAVYLTAVVLLGFAATLLRLPPLVGFLAAGFVLGACDVEHLGYVEVLGDLGVAVLLFTIGLKLDLRVLARREVIGTAVATTLVLDLASTALVGGLVACGLTADAVTPTGVACLGLALSFSSTVVVVKLLEERDDTRALYGRIAIGVLVVQDVLAVAYMTLAAGLTPSPWAAALVLLWPASRVLGRVLDRVSHGEMRTLFGIAMALLPGYLLFTLLGLDGDLGALLMGALLASHPAARELSASLFTIKELLLVSFFVSIGLDGSPGAGAVAVALALLGLLPLRALTYTVVVRVLGMRRRTCVLVGLAMTAYSEFALIVVAVAVRHGDLGEQWQAAACLALALSFVVSSVANRGPARLVRALTARIPHRCDHTLHPEEQPVDLAGVQTVVFGMGRVGRATYARLVADGESGVLGIDNDASKVERLGRAGLRVMEADATDQDFWERLDAVHATKAVLAMPEPGANLHVLEWLERSSFEGRVIAVARWDDEAAEMRRCGVDAVINAYDGLGAALAEAVETVGARP; from the coding sequence GTGAGCCCTGCACTGACCCCTGCCGTCTACCTGACCGCGGTCGTCCTGCTGGGCTTCGCCGCCACGCTCCTGCGTCTGCCTCCCCTGGTGGGCTTCCTGGCCGCGGGCTTCGTCCTGGGAGCCTGTGATGTGGAGCACCTGGGCTACGTGGAGGTCCTGGGCGACCTGGGTGTGGCGGTGCTGCTGTTCACTATCGGGCTCAAGCTCGACCTGCGGGTCCTGGCCCGTCGGGAGGTCATTGGCACGGCGGTGGCCACCACGCTCGTCCTGGACCTGGCGTCCACGGCACTCGTGGGCGGCCTCGTGGCCTGCGGCCTGACCGCGGACGCCGTCACCCCCACCGGGGTGGCCTGCCTGGGGCTGGCCCTGTCCTTCTCCTCCACCGTCGTGGTGGTCAAGCTCCTGGAGGAGCGTGACGACACCAGGGCGCTCTACGGGCGGATCGCCATTGGCGTGCTGGTCGTCCAGGACGTGCTCGCCGTGGCCTACATGACCCTGGCCGCCGGTCTCACCCCCAGCCCGTGGGCGGCCGCCCTGGTGCTGCTGTGGCCGGCCTCCAGGGTGCTGGGCCGCGTCCTGGACCGCGTGAGCCACGGGGAGATGCGCACCCTGTTCGGTATTGCCATGGCCCTGTTGCCCGGCTACCTCCTGTTCACCCTCCTGGGACTCGACGGCGACCTGGGGGCCCTGCTCATGGGGGCGCTGCTGGCCTCCCACCCCGCCGCCAGGGAGCTCTCGGCGAGCCTGTTCACCATTAAGGAGCTTCTCCTGGTGAGCTTCTTCGTGTCCATCGGCCTGGACGGGTCCCCGGGGGCCGGGGCGGTGGCCGTGGCGCTCGCGCTGCTCGGGCTGCTGCCGCTGCGCGCCCTGACCTACACGGTCGTGGTCCGCGTGCTGGGGATGCGTCGGCGCACCTGCGTGCTGGTGGGGCTGGCGATGACGGCCTACAGCGAGTTCGCGCTCATTGTGGTGGCGGTGGCCGTGAGGCACGGGGACCTGGGCGAGCAGTGGCAGGCCGCGGCCTGCCTGGCCCTGGCGCTGAGCTTCGTGGTCTCCTCGGTGGCCAACCGCGGCCCCGCCCGGCTCGTGCGCGCCCTGACCGCCCGCATCCCCCACCGCTGCGACCACACCCTCCACCCCGAGGAGCAGCCGGTGGACCTGGCCGGGGTGCAGACCGTGGTCTTCGGTATGGGACGGGTGGGGCGGGCCACCTACGCCCGGCTGGTGGCCGACGGGGAGAGCGGCGTGCTGGGTATTGACAACGACGCCTCCAAGGTGGAGCGCCTGGGCCGGGCCGGACTGCGCGTCATGGAGGCCGACGCCACCGACCAGGACTTCTGGGAGCGTCTCGACGCCGTCCACGCCACCAAGGCCGTCCTGGCCATGCCCGAGCCGGGAGCCAACCTCCACGTCCTGGAGTGGCTGGAGCGGTCCTCCTTCGAGGGGCGGGTCATTGCGGTGGCCCGGTGGGACGACGAGGCCGCCGAGATGCGCCGTTGTGGGGTGGACGCCGTCATTAACGCCTACGACGGCCTGGGGGCGGCCCTGGCCGAGGCCGTGGAGACGGTCGGCGCCCGCCCCTAA
- a CDS encoding DNA-directed RNA polymerase II, protein MRLSALLRRATGPVLLVALTVPVPVPATPAEGLVVVAPPAETSTTGTASTVSPSTVATGGTLSYTLSGFPRGATVQVLIDDGTLAPADDAAHGVVMEVTVSASGTSSGAFELPAYVSEGQHWLRFRVSAGQDVPASPVRTLDYTNRSPLFTVGAVTVIGGANPVASSTPTPTSTPRASTSPTGTSVGATTAPPSSSGDFPVVGASVLIVAVALATTGVGVSIHRRRLVATARVASSSQLEATPS, encoded by the coding sequence GTGAGACTGTCGGCACTTCTGCGGCGCGCCACCGGACCGGTCCTCCTGGTCGCCCTCACGGTGCCCGTCCCGGTTCCCGCGACCCCGGCCGAGGGACTGGTTGTCGTGGCGCCCCCCGCGGAGACCTCCACGACCGGGACCGCCTCGACGGTGAGCCCCTCGACGGTGGCCACCGGCGGGACCCTGTCCTACACCCTCTCCGGCTTCCCCCGCGGCGCCACCGTCCAGGTCCTCATTGACGACGGCACCCTGGCCCCCGCGGACGACGCCGCCCACGGGGTCGTCATGGAGGTGACCGTCTCCGCCTCAGGGACCTCCTCAGGGGCCTTCGAGCTGCCCGCCTACGTCAGCGAGGGACAGCACTGGCTGCGCTTCCGCGTGTCGGCGGGCCAGGACGTGCCCGCCTCGCCGGTCCGGACCCTGGACTACACCAACAGGTCGCCCCTGTTCACCGTGGGCGCGGTCACCGTGATCGGGGGCGCCAACCCGGTGGCCTCCTCCACCCCGACGCCTACCTCGACGCCTCGGGCCAGCACCTCGCCCACGGGCACCTCCGTGGGCGCGACCACGGCCCCGCCCAGCAGCTCGGGCGACTTCCCGGTGGTGGGGGCCTCGGTCCTCATTGTGGCCGTGGCCCTGGCGACGACGGGGGTCGGGGT
- a CDS encoding DEAD/DEAH box helicase, translating to MSNDTNASAPLSLDALFNAETAGQEPPAAEEQTEQTERAEPLAVPHSSPGSPEDFASPASSDSPEDPEDVEHEDEDDDVERDVPEADPEDDAGDDADEGDTQTVEDDVDGHAPFLDSGDEAEDEPGEAETTFADLGLPADLLKAVTDMGFVTPTAIQKEAIPVLLAGRDVVGVAQTGTGKTAAFGLPLLDAVDAREGVVQALVLAPTRELALQSADAITDMAHRSRGLEVVAVYGGAPYGPQIGALRDGAQVVVGTPGRIIDLIDKGALSLDSVRYFVLDEADEMLRMGFAEDVETIASSLPEERRTALFSATMPPAIQAVARQHLTEPVQIEVSPQASTVDTVHQTYAVVPFRHKIGAVSRVLAVTEAQAAIVFVRTKSTAEDVALELAGRGIQAAAISGDVPQRERERLVERLRAGTLDVLVATDVAARGLDVDRIGLVVNFDVPREAEAYVHRIGRTGRAGRHGEAVTFLTPKEKSKLRQIERLTGTRLEEITLPSPADVSSHRATQLLERAASRYERGRLGMYTSLVDDKARELDVSVGDLAATLLALAVGDEGPQRREGESSRGRERREVTVDDEGSFVSASFEGGRDGARRGRQERGGNRGGRRQQHDGPGTVYRVEVGHRDRVMPGAIVGAIANEAGIPGSEIGKIDILQSFSLVTVYAPLSESQLESLRHATFAGRELRMRLDDGPGHGWGGSRDDRGGRDGQWDRRGPRRDYDDRGGRRFERDGDRGDRGFRGREDRGERGFRGGRDGDRGGFRGGRDGQWDRRGPRRDYDDRGGRRFERDGDRGDRGFRGREDRGERSFRGGRDGDRGGFRGGRDSQWQDRRGPRREDRDGRSY from the coding sequence ATGAGCAATGACACCAATGCGTCCGCGCCCCTGAGCCTGGACGCTCTCTTCAACGCCGAGACCGCGGGCCAGGAGCCCCCTGCCGCCGAGGAGCAGACCGAGCAGACTGAGCGGGCCGAGCCCCTGGCCGTCCCCCACTCCTCGCCCGGCTCCCCCGAGGACTTCGCCTCCCCCGCCTCCTCCGACTCCCCCGAGGACCCCGAGGACGTGGAGCACGAGGACGAGGACGACGACGTCGAGCGCGACGTGCCCGAGGCCGACCCGGAGGACGACGCCGGGGACGACGCCGACGAGGGCGACACCCAGACCGTCGAGGACGACGTCGACGGCCACGCCCCCTTCCTGGACTCCGGGGACGAGGCCGAGGATGAGCCCGGTGAGGCCGAGACCACCTTCGCCGACCTCGGCCTGCCCGCGGACCTGCTCAAGGCCGTGACCGACATGGGCTTCGTGACCCCCACCGCGATCCAGAAGGAGGCCATCCCGGTCCTCCTGGCCGGGCGCGACGTGGTGGGCGTGGCCCAGACCGGTACCGGTAAGACCGCCGCCTTCGGCCTGCCGCTGCTCGACGCCGTGGACGCCCGCGAGGGCGTCGTCCAGGCCCTGGTCCTGGCCCCCACCCGCGAGCTCGCCCTCCAGAGCGCCGACGCCATTACCGACATGGCCCACCGCTCCCGCGGCCTGGAGGTCGTCGCCGTCTACGGCGGCGCCCCCTACGGCCCGCAGATCGGTGCGCTGCGCGACGGGGCCCAGGTGGTGGTGGGCACCCCCGGCCGCATTATCGACCTCATTGACAAGGGTGCCCTGAGCCTGGACTCGGTGCGCTACTTCGTGCTGGACGAGGCCGACGAGATGCTGCGCATGGGCTTCGCCGAGGACGTGGAGACCATTGCCTCCTCCCTGCCTGAGGAGCGTCGCACGGCCCTGTTCTCCGCCACCATGCCGCCCGCGATCCAGGCCGTCGCCCGTCAGCACCTGACTGAGCCGGTCCAGATCGAGGTCTCCCCCCAGGCCTCCACGGTGGACACCGTCCACCAGACCTACGCCGTGGTGCCCTTCCGCCACAAGATCGGTGCGGTCTCCCGGGTCCTGGCCGTCACCGAGGCCCAGGCCGCCATCGTGTTCGTGCGCACCAAGTCCACGGCCGAGGACGTGGCCCTCGAGCTGGCCGGCCGGGGCATCCAGGCCGCCGCCATCTCCGGGGACGTCCCCCAGCGTGAGCGTGAGCGCCTGGTCGAGCGCCTGCGCGCCGGCACCCTGGACGTGCTGGTGGCCACCGACGTGGCCGCCCGCGGCCTGGACGTGGACCGTATCGGCCTGGTGGTCAACTTCGACGTCCCCCGCGAGGCCGAGGCCTACGTGCACCGCATCGGGCGTACCGGGCGCGCCGGGCGCCACGGGGAGGCCGTGACCTTCCTGACCCCCAAGGAGAAGTCCAAGCTCCGCCAGATCGAGCGCCTGACCGGCACCCGCCTGGAGGAGATCACCCTGCCCTCCCCCGCCGACGTCTCCTCGCACCGCGCCACCCAGCTCCTGGAGCGGGCCGCCTCGCGCTACGAGCGCGGTCGGCTGGGGATGTACACCTCCCTGGTGGACGACAAGGCCAGGGAGCTGGACGTGAGCGTCGGGGACCTGGCCGCCACCCTGCTGGCGCTGGCCGTGGGCGACGAGGGTCCGCAGCGGCGTGAGGGCGAGTCCTCCCGGGGCCGCGAGCGCCGTGAGGTCACCGTGGACGACGAGGGCAGCTTCGTGTCGGCCTCCTTCGAGGGCGGCCGGGACGGCGCCCGGCGGGGCCGCCAGGAGCGTGGTGGCAACCGGGGCGGGCGCCGTCAGCAGCACGACGGCCCGGGGACCGTCTACCGCGTCGAGGTCGGTCACCGTGACCGTGTCATGCCCGGCGCGATCGTGGGCGCGATCGCCAACGAGGCCGGTATCCCCGGTTCCGAGATCGGTAAGATCGACATCCTCCAGTCCTTCTCCCTGGTGACCGTCTACGCCCCGCTGAGCGAGAGCCAGCTGGAGTCCCTCAGGCACGCGACCTTTGCCGGCCGGGAGCTGCGCATGCGTCTGGACGACGGGCCCGGCCACGGCTGGGGCGGTTCGCGCGACGACCGTGGTGGGCGTGACGGCCAGTGGGACCGCCGCGGCCCGCGCCGGGACTACGACGACCGTGGTGGGCGTCGTTTCGAGCGTGACGGTGACCGCGGGGACCGCGGCTTCCGTGGGCGTGAGGACCGTGGTGAGCGCGGCTTCCGCGGCGGGCGCGACGGCGACCGGGGCGGCTTCCGTGGTGGGCGTGACGGCCAGTGGGACCGCCGCGGCCCGCGCCGGGACTACGACGACCGTGGTGGGCGTCGTTTCGAGCGTGACGGCGACCGCGGGGACCGCGGCTTCCGCGGGCGTGAGGACCGCGGTGAGCGCAGCTTCCGCGGCGGGCGCGACGGCGATCGGGGCGGCTTCCGCGGCGGACGCGACAGCCAGTGGCAGGACCGCCGCGGCCCGCGCCGGGAGGACCGGGACGGTCGCTCCTACTGA
- a CDS encoding toxin-antitoxin system HicB family antitoxin, producing MDMNLYTETLAKALQDAASLGDQTTQEVSRRLVVAIEPSLRLTALQMLTEVAEEVSAELDSTRVSVVMNGPAPHLQVIELPPPPPSAPVPGDQAPGEEPQGDQPTPPQDDEAEVRTTLRLPAALKRKVEAAAQAQGRSVNAWLVEAVREVLSWDDEDGGYEGQEGSHWGPSSRPPRAARTSAPTLNGWFA from the coding sequence ATGGATATGAACCTGTACACGGAGACCCTTGCCAAGGCCCTCCAGGACGCCGCCAGCCTGGGGGACCAGACCACCCAGGAGGTCTCCCGGAGGCTCGTGGTGGCCATTGAGCCCTCCCTGCGCCTGACAGCCCTCCAGATGCTCACCGAGGTCGCCGAGGAGGTCAGCGCCGAGCTCGACTCCACCCGTGTCAGCGTGGTCATGAACGGGCCCGCCCCGCACCTGCAGGTCATTGAGCTGCCCCCGCCGCCGCCCTCCGCCCCCGTCCCGGGCGACCAGGCCCCCGGCGAGGAGCCCCAGGGCGACCAGCCCACGCCGCCCCAGGACGACGAGGCCGAGGTCCGCACCACCCTGCGCCTGCCCGCCGCCCTCAAGCGCAAGGTCGAGGCCGCCGCCCAGGCCCAGGGCCGCTCCGTCAACGCCTGGCTGGTGGAGGCCGTCAGGGAGGTCCTGTCCTGGGACGACGAGGACGGCGGCTACGAGGGCCAGGAGGGCTCCCACTGGGGCCCGTCCTCCCGCCCGCCCCGGGCCGCCCGCACCTCCGCCCCCACCCTCAACGGCTGGTTCGCCTGA